A window of Paenibacillus sp. 19GGS1-52 contains these coding sequences:
- a CDS encoding helix-turn-helix domain-containing protein, with amino-acid sequence MANKPMDYAIDELRPYGILVSGHYVESCPYVIHRPSGSIDWLLMYTHSGEGEIWVNGERILCREGDVTILLPGIPHHYGANGENWSFTWVHYIPDPDWVHRLRFPERMVRFIHISLLEAELQRAFFEALERMRKYGEQGISELPRRLAMLALEEALLLLQMSIPPAKQDQIDPRIAEVLAQLQESYTEKLTLPELARQSCLSISRLSHLFKEQTGDSIGNTINKLRLEKAAELLIYTKRQIAEISEDVGYESSDHFTRMFQSHFDITPARYRKQKLTQPL; translated from the coding sequence GTGGCTAACAAACCGATGGATTATGCTATTGATGAGCTGCGGCCTTACGGTATTCTTGTGTCTGGACATTATGTGGAGAGCTGCCCTTATGTCATTCATCGGCCCTCAGGAAGTATAGATTGGCTACTGATGTATACTCACTCTGGTGAGGGAGAAATTTGGGTTAATGGGGAAAGAATTCTATGTCGGGAGGGGGATGTCACCATTCTACTGCCAGGCATACCCCATCATTATGGAGCGAACGGTGAGAATTGGTCATTTACTTGGGTACACTATATTCCTGATCCTGACTGGGTCCACCGTCTGCGGTTTCCGGAACGAATGGTTCGATTCATTCATATTTCCCTTCTGGAAGCAGAGCTGCAGAGAGCGTTCTTCGAGGCGCTAGAACGCATGCGGAAATATGGGGAACAAGGAATTTCAGAGTTGCCACGGCGTCTCGCGATGCTTGCTCTGGAGGAGGCGTTGCTGCTGCTGCAGATGTCTATTCCCCCTGCTAAGCAGGATCAAATAGACCCCCGTATTGCAGAGGTGTTAGCTCAGTTGCAGGAATCTTACACGGAGAAGCTGACTCTGCCTGAACTGGCTCGTCAAAGCTGTCTCTCTATTTCGCGGCTGTCCCATTTATTCAAGGAGCAGACCGGAGACAGCATCGGCAATACGATAAACAAGCTGAGGCTGGAAAAGGCCGCTGAGCTACTGATTTACACGAAACGGCAGATAGCGGAAATATCCGAAGATGTCGGCTACGAAAGCAGTGACCATTTTACCCGAATGTTTCAATCGCACTTTGACATTACCCCGGCCCGTTATAGAAAACAGAAGCTCACTCAGCCTCTTTAG
- a CDS encoding AraC family transcriptional regulator, giving the protein MEMEKENPRKPEGFTQERLFVLPEYQIKELGECELTASLFVSDIGYFPHAQYHFRERPEGCDSHIFIYCSVGEGWVQFGSEEPIPVTEHQLLVIPAGVPHRYGASTIDPWSIYWFHLKGGHTLALINMYGLDQGPLTLPISSAGRFIEWFDPVYDLLIDRTYNLTTHVHISQTMRHLLSSIGIGASQTSQDMKRERYLEQAIQFMNEHLTDSIKLPDLANHAGLSKQHLIHLFNQETGVPPIEYFLRMKMQRAGQYLDLTDLSIKEISSAIGIADPYYFSRLFKKMIGYSPTQYRSIPKG; this is encoded by the coding sequence ATGGAGATGGAAAAAGAGAACCCTCGCAAACCGGAGGGATTCACACAGGAGCGGTTATTTGTCTTGCCTGAATATCAGATAAAGGAGCTGGGTGAATGTGAGCTGACCGCCTCTCTCTTTGTCAGCGACATTGGGTATTTCCCCCATGCTCAATATCATTTTCGCGAACGTCCAGAGGGTTGTGATTCCCATATCTTTATTTACTGCTCTGTAGGTGAAGGTTGGGTTCAGTTCGGCAGTGAAGAGCCTATCCCAGTCACAGAACACCAGCTATTAGTCATTCCTGCCGGGGTACCCCATCGTTACGGTGCCTCTACTATTGACCCCTGGAGCATTTATTGGTTTCATCTGAAAGGTGGACATACGCTGGCCCTGATCAACATGTACGGACTCGATCAAGGTCCACTTACCCTGCCCATCAGCAGCGCTGGCCGCTTTATAGAATGGTTCGATCCTGTCTACGATTTGTTGATCGACAGGACCTATAATCTAACAACACATGTCCATATTTCGCAGACGATGCGCCATTTATTGTCCAGCATTGGCATTGGCGCCAGTCAGACCTCACAGGATATGAAGCGGGAAAGGTACCTAGAACAAGCCATTCAGTTTATGAATGAGCATTTGACAGATTCCATCAAATTGCCAGATCTGGCCAATCATGCCGGATTATCGAAGCAGCACTTGATACATCTTTTCAATCAAGAGACTGGAGTCCCGCCCATTGAATACTTTTTGCGGATGAAAATGCAGCGTGCCGGACAATATCTTGATCTGACAGATCTGAGTATCAAGGAAATCAGCAGTGCTATCGGCATCGCCGACCCTTATTATTTCTCACGGCTCTTCAAAAAAATGATCGGGTATTCACCCACGCAGTATCGCAGCATTCCCAAAGGCTAA
- a CDS encoding beta-galactosidase yields the protein MNTVSKTVRYTLDAPDKTITNGKLSENGGSNRQGRSFGFTNYYMTQNGHPFIPIVGEFHFSRFSYLHWEEELLKMKAGGVHIVATYIFWNFHEEEEGHFNWGGDLNLRHFIDLCAKLEMPLILRMGPFCHGEVRNGGIPDWVFKYPIDIRSNDPGYLKLAKQLYREIAKQMKGSLFQEGGPVIAVQLENEFMHCGAPYDSWGYKSGVYLPIGTGGNEHLAELRRLAEEVGIDPLLFTVTAWGGAAVPHKGTLPMLAGYAYTPWIPNQPPSQEFLYRDLHRTPAEPVNYDSLDYPVAYCEMAGGMQVSYNARPYVPAASIEAMTLVKLASGSNLLGYYMYHGGSNPTGKHSYYNETSLPKITYDYQSPLGEFGRVGPSYDRIRSISMFLESFGDVLAPMGTVLPEGQSEVESTDVDSLRWCLRQQGGSGFLFLNNFQDHLEMQNQELRLELDTKQGPAVFPQVGSMTLRNGQGVVFPFNLPLAGLKLISATAQLLTKLESAGNTTIVFYAHEGIAPELVLQANGIQSIDAGLGSARLISDVWLITPVVGKSHSICITAEDGASVTIIILSRKEAMRTYRLSLWGEDRLVIGDSEIEGFHLYAKDGQLLLHSPGSAQFAVSLFPAPPAEPALSLGTLKSNEEGLFRTYYVGLEAYTPELEQFEPSERSRLLKISSAWPQQVDDIYLHIDYEGDVAAAYLANRLLTDHIQYGHTWNIGLKQVKDELESGEVHLLITPLRKGTLHSFVNQAYVEVFEGVEIATFQQIQAVPHYKSALYLAI from the coding sequence ATGAATACTGTTAGCAAGACGGTTCGTTATACCCTCGATGCCCCGGACAAAACCATAACTAATGGCAAGTTGAGCGAAAATGGCGGCAGCAATCGGCAGGGTCGCAGCTTTGGATTCACAAATTATTACATGACTCAGAATGGTCACCCCTTTATTCCTATCGTTGGGGAATTTCACTTTTCCCGCTTCTCTTATTTGCATTGGGAGGAGGAATTGCTGAAGATGAAGGCCGGTGGGGTGCACATCGTGGCTACCTACATATTTTGGAATTTCCATGAGGAAGAGGAAGGTCACTTCAACTGGGGCGGCGATTTGAATCTGCGCCATTTCATCGATCTCTGTGCCAAGCTTGAAATGCCACTGATCTTACGAATGGGTCCCTTCTGTCATGGAGAAGTGCGCAACGGAGGCATTCCAGATTGGGTCTTCAAATATCCGATTGACATTCGTTCCAATGATCCAGGTTATCTCAAGCTGGCCAAGCAGCTATACCGCGAAATTGCCAAACAAATGAAAGGCTCTCTGTTTCAGGAGGGAGGTCCGGTCATCGCGGTCCAACTGGAGAATGAATTCATGCATTGTGGCGCTCCTTATGACTCCTGGGGTTATAAAAGCGGGGTATACCTGCCTATTGGCACAGGCGGGAATGAGCATCTGGCTGAGCTGCGCAGGTTGGCTGAAGAAGTAGGGATCGATCCGCTTCTCTTCACAGTTACGGCCTGGGGTGGTGCTGCTGTACCCCACAAGGGTACACTCCCAATGCTGGCCGGCTATGCCTATACGCCATGGATTCCGAATCAACCGCCCAGTCAGGAATTCCTATATCGTGATCTTCACCGTACTCCAGCGGAACCGGTCAACTATGACTCGCTTGATTATCCGGTAGCTTATTGCGAAATGGCTGGAGGCATGCAGGTCAGCTACAATGCCCGACCCTATGTGCCGGCAGCGAGCATAGAAGCAATGACATTAGTTAAGCTGGCTAGCGGCAGCAATCTGCTCGGCTATTATATGTATCATGGCGGCTCCAACCCTACCGGCAAGCATAGCTACTACAACGAAACATCACTCCCCAAAATCACTTATGATTACCAATCTCCATTGGGTGAATTCGGCAGGGTAGGCCCATCTTACGATCGTATCCGTTCAATCTCGATGTTCCTGGAATCCTTTGGGGATGTTCTTGCCCCGATGGGCACCGTGTTGCCAGAAGGACAGAGCGAAGTGGAAAGTACGGATGTGGACAGTTTGCGCTGGTGTCTGCGCCAGCAGGGCGGTTCCGGATTTCTATTCCTGAATAACTTTCAGGATCATCTGGAAATGCAGAACCAGGAACTCCGACTAGAGTTAGATACTAAACAGGGGCCGGCAGTCTTTCCGCAGGTGGGCTCCATGACTTTGCGGAATGGACAAGGGGTTGTATTTCCCTTCAACCTGCCGCTTGCGGGACTCAAGCTCATTAGCGCTACTGCTCAGTTACTGACCAAGCTGGAATCTGCAGGGAACACAACCATTGTCTTCTACGCTCATGAAGGAATAGCTCCAGAGCTAGTCCTTCAGGCCAACGGCATTCAATCCATTGATGCAGGCTTAGGCTCAGCTCGGCTGATCAGCGATGTGTGGCTAATAACCCCAGTAGTAGGCAAAAGCCATAGCATCTGCATTACAGCCGAAGATGGAGCAAGCGTTACCATTATCATTCTCAGTCGCAAGGAAGCCATGCGCACCTACCGCCTCTCCCTGTGGGGTGAAGATCGCCTAGTTATTGGCGACAGTGAAATCGAGGGCTTTCACCTCTACGCCAAGGATGGACAACTGCTACTACATTCGCCGGGAAGCGCCCAATTTGCTGTTTCTCTCTTTCCGGCTCCACCAGCAGAACCTGCACTAAGCCTCGGCACCTTGAAGTCTAATGAAGAAGGACTGTTTCGCACCTATTATGTCGGATTGGAGGCGTACACGCCTGAATTGGAGCAGTTCGAACCTTCAGAGCGTTCTCGGCTACTAAAGATTAGTTCAGCTTGGCCTCAACAGGTGGACGACATCTACCTGCATATCGATTATGAGGGCGATGTGGCCGCCGCTTATCTAGCCAATCGGTTGCTGACGGATCATATTCAATATGGTCACACGTGGAATATCGGGCTGAAGCAGGTCAAGGACGAGTTAGAGTCAGGTGAAGTTCATTTGCTGATTACACCCCTGCGCAAAGGGACGCTGCACAGCTTTGTGAACCAGGCTTATGTAGAAGTCTTCGAGGGGGTGGAAATAGCCACGTTCCAGCAGATCCAAGCAGTTCCGCATTACAAATCCGCTCTATATCTAGCTATTTAA
- a CDS encoding sugar-binding domain-containing protein: MSSRQTLALDQGWGFQADLGIAGLREEWASKELPNPRSVKVPHTWNVEEGLEEFRGMGWYEYRLQVPEAWEQRRVCIRFEAVYRDATLWLNGEKVGGHYHSGYTSFVLDLTKLIRHGQENVLTLLVDNSNSEVALPRGNSFDWADDGGIIRGVSLIVSGAAVIQQLKVNAIPRFGTNPAEPVSGIVNAELSLCNGSSGSEVADPLTAQVAITRQGKTLWSVVLPVVREALSIQTGEITLDTVDLWHFDHPHLYELKVTLWNNGVAEDEQTVSFGFREIKPVGHELWLNRERVRLIGVEWMPGSNPESGMAESEEQLIRQLVRLKEANCVFTRFHWQQDRKLLDWCDRNGILVQEEIPHWQQPEQPDEALLAIALMQAEEMIGDHYNHPCIFAWGMGNELDGHSPQTADYMMKFKEAILKFDPHRMINYVSNTLQLDPEKDATGKGDLLIWNDYIGTWHGDMNEHEVIQSILKAYPDKPLVVAEYGLCEPVFEGGDPRRIQILRDKTELYRQYEPFAALIYFSLNDYRTQMGEDRTGRLRQRVHGTLDVYGAEKPSYAALRKVSSPVLLTSAERTTDGNLKLVLACRADIPGYTISGYKLKAELEGINEPLTAEIPRLVPGQTAELLLGLPSTVSASPQRLTVTVIRPTGYSVCTEEFKL, encoded by the coding sequence ATGAGCAGCCGGCAAACACTTGCATTGGACCAAGGCTGGGGATTTCAGGCCGATTTGGGAATAGCGGGCTTGCGGGAAGAATGGGCCAGTAAAGAACTGCCGAATCCGCGTTCGGTTAAGGTTCCGCATACGTGGAACGTGGAAGAGGGTCTGGAAGAATTCCGGGGCATGGGGTGGTACGAATACCGTTTGCAGGTACCAGAGGCTTGGGAGCAGCGGCGTGTCTGCATACGGTTTGAAGCGGTGTACAGAGATGCGACCTTGTGGCTGAATGGGGAGAAGGTAGGAGGGCATTATCATTCCGGTTATACCTCCTTTGTCCTTGATCTGACGAAGCTTATAAGGCATGGACAAGAGAATGTGCTGACCCTCTTAGTAGACAATTCCAACAGCGAAGTGGCACTTCCCCGCGGGAACAGCTTTGATTGGGCGGATGATGGCGGCATTATTCGGGGAGTATCGCTTATTGTGAGTGGTGCTGCCGTCATTCAGCAGCTCAAGGTAAATGCAATTCCACGGTTCGGGACTAATCCCGCAGAGCCAGTGTCCGGGATCGTTAACGCCGAACTGAGTCTTTGCAATGGTTCTAGCGGTTCTGAAGTAGCAGATCCATTGACTGCACAGGTTGCGATTACTCGGCAAGGAAAGACGCTATGGAGCGTTGTACTTCCGGTCGTACGAGAAGCTTTAAGTATACAGACCGGAGAAATTACGCTAGATACTGTTGATCTGTGGCATTTTGACCATCCGCATCTGTATGAGCTTAAGGTTACACTGTGGAATAACGGAGTGGCTGAAGATGAGCAGACCGTCAGCTTTGGTTTTCGGGAGATTAAGCCGGTAGGGCATGAGCTGTGGCTCAACCGTGAACGAGTCAGGCTGATCGGAGTGGAGTGGATGCCTGGCTCTAACCCAGAGAGTGGAATGGCTGAATCAGAAGAGCAGCTTATCAGACAGCTTGTACGGTTAAAAGAAGCCAACTGTGTATTTACCCGCTTTCATTGGCAGCAGGATAGGAAGCTGCTGGACTGGTGTGACCGCAACGGTATTCTTGTACAGGAGGAAATACCGCATTGGCAACAGCCGGAGCAACCGGATGAGGCCTTACTAGCCATCGCACTTATGCAGGCGGAGGAAATGATTGGAGATCATTATAACCATCCCTGCATCTTCGCCTGGGGCATGGGGAATGAGCTTGATGGACATTCTCCACAGACAGCGGATTATATGATGAAATTTAAGGAAGCGATACTTAAGTTTGATCCGCACCGGATGATCAACTATGTCAGCAATACGCTGCAGCTTGATCCCGAAAAGGATGCCACAGGTAAAGGTGATCTGCTGATATGGAACGATTATATAGGGACTTGGCATGGTGACATGAACGAGCATGAAGTGATCCAGAGTATTCTTAAAGCCTACCCCGACAAACCGCTGGTTGTGGCCGAATATGGATTATGCGAGCCTGTGTTCGAAGGAGGAGATCCCCGGCGAATTCAGATTCTGCGCGACAAAACGGAGCTTTATCGCCAGTATGAACCATTTGCTGCGCTGATCTACTTCAGTCTGAACGATTACCGCACACAGATGGGGGAAGATAGAACGGGCAGGCTGCGCCAGCGCGTGCATGGGACGCTGGATGTATATGGCGCCGAGAAACCATCCTATGCAGCGCTACGGAAAGTATCCTCTCCGGTGTTATTAACATCGGCAGAGCGAACCACTGACGGAAATCTCAAGCTGGTGCTTGCCTGCCGCGCCGATATACCCGGCTATACGATTTCCGGGTATAAGCTGAAAGCAGAGTTAGAGGGAATAAATGAACCGTTGACGGCGGAGATTCCGCGGCTTGTCCCGGGTCAGACAGCAGAACTGCTGCTTGGACTGCCGTCAACAGTCTCCGCTTCACCTCAGCGGCTTACCGTGACGGTCATTAGACCAACTGGGTACAGTGTGTGCACAGAAGAGTTTAAGCTTTAG
- a CDS encoding DUF5107 domain-containing protein — MSELIELNNAKVRVWEEQVSIPTYSVGKPDRNPMFLEKRVYQGSSGRVYPHPVIESISNEKIAQNYKLVILENEYVRIEIMPEIGGRIYRALDKTNNYDFVYYNRVIKPALVGLAGPWISGGIEFNWPQHHRPNTFGPVEYRYDENADGSATVWVSEIDRMYGTKVTAGFSLYPGKAYLEIKAQLYNRTPEPQTFLWWANPAVAVNDHTQSVFPPDVTAVFDHGKRDVSRFPIATGTYYKMDYSEGVDISRYKNIPVPTSYMAYKSEYNFVGGYDHGVNAGLLHVANHHISPGKKQWTWGNGEFGQAWDRQLTDEDGPYIELMTGVYTDNQPDFSWLQPYEEKTFTQYFMPYKNIGVVKNASIEVAVNLEVDENTREARVLVYTTSLMEGAVVELRGSQQVYLLETVTLSPTLTFRSVLTLNEIDQPHDLSLSVRATDGRLLITYQSKRPEIEQVPEAAKPLAEPEELQTTEELYLAGLHLEQYRHATFEPEAYYLEGLKRSPGDIRINVAYGTLLLRRGLFTESDKHFRRAIKTMTWRNTNPYDSEAYYQLGVSLKLQGRLDEAFAAFYKAVWSVAWQDAGYFSLAQIASERGSYDEALELAERSLIRNARNYKARNLKTAMLRKLGLAAQAKDFATETLGLDVADFGAYNEQALALVELGDTAAAEAVWSELSRLMRGDAHNYLNLLADYAGCGLVEEAIAVAVHLVQQGVAVYPMLHYALGELYDRAGEHDKAAEQRAAGQQADPTYCFPSSLFELQVLEQAVEAQPEDAMALYYLGNLCYDKKRSEDAISYWEASRAVRDDFATVHRNLALAYFNKRNNAEAALVSLERAFDCDQEDARVLFELDQLYKKLAYSAGRRLAKLEQFHTLVEERDDLYVEYVTLLNSLGRYETAVEALESRNFHPWEGGEGKVTGQYKLAHVELGKQSLKEDRYAEAVTLLQQALVYPHNLGEGNLAGAQENNINYYLGCAYEALEKHDEAQESFALASQGLEEPASAMFYNDQPPDMIFYQGMAWLKLNNDKEAKRRFNKLIDFAEKNLFATVKIDYFAVSLPDFLVFEDDLNRRNEVHCRYMRGLGLLGLGHLEASVQELEHALVLEPNHQGAAIHRKGVL, encoded by the coding sequence ATGAGTGAATTAATTGAATTGAACAACGCTAAGGTGCGCGTCTGGGAGGAACAGGTCTCCATTCCCACCTACAGCGTAGGAAAGCCAGACCGCAATCCGATGTTTTTGGAGAAACGGGTGTATCAGGGCAGCTCTGGCCGCGTCTATCCGCATCCGGTTATTGAGAGTATCTCCAATGAGAAGATCGCGCAGAATTATAAGCTGGTCATCCTTGAGAATGAATATGTCCGCATCGAGATTATGCCGGAGATTGGTGGCCGTATTTACCGAGCGTTGGACAAGACTAACAACTATGATTTCGTCTACTATAATCGGGTAATCAAGCCTGCACTGGTAGGTCTGGCTGGACCGTGGATTTCAGGTGGCATTGAATTCAACTGGCCGCAGCATCACCGTCCGAACACCTTCGGACCCGTGGAGTACCGCTATGATGAGAATGCGGATGGAAGTGCTACGGTATGGGTCAGCGAGATTGACCGGATGTATGGTACAAAGGTTACGGCAGGTTTTAGTCTCTATCCAGGTAAAGCCTATCTGGAGATTAAAGCCCAGCTATACAATCGCACGCCTGAGCCACAAACCTTTCTCTGGTGGGCTAACCCAGCGGTGGCAGTTAATGATCATACCCAGTCGGTATTTCCGCCAGATGTTACTGCTGTGTTCGACCACGGCAAACGCGATGTGTCGCGATTCCCGATTGCAACAGGCACCTATTACAAGATGGATTACTCTGAAGGTGTAGATATCTCCCGTTACAAGAACATTCCTGTACCTACTTCCTACATGGCTTATAAATCGGAATACAACTTTGTCGGAGGTTATGACCATGGCGTAAATGCAGGTCTGCTGCATGTCGCCAATCACCATATTTCACCAGGCAAAAAGCAATGGACCTGGGGCAACGGAGAATTCGGCCAAGCCTGGGACCGCCAGCTTACGGACGAGGACGGACCGTACATTGAGCTGATGACCGGCGTATATACAGATAACCAACCAGATTTCTCCTGGTTGCAGCCTTATGAAGAAAAGACCTTTACCCAATATTTTATGCCCTATAAAAATATTGGCGTCGTCAAGAATGCTTCCATTGAAGTTGCTGTCAATCTGGAGGTTGACGAGAATACGCGTGAAGCGCGTGTACTAGTCTACACAACCTCTTTAATGGAGGGTGCGGTTGTAGAACTGCGTGGAAGTCAACAAGTATACCTGTTGGAAACGGTCACCCTTTCGCCAACACTAACGTTTCGTTCAGTCCTTACACTGAACGAAATTGACCAGCCGCATGATCTGTCATTGTCCGTACGTGCTACCGATGGTCGCCTGCTGATCACTTATCAGTCGAAGCGTCCGGAGATCGAGCAGGTGCCGGAGGCGGCCAAGCCGCTTGCCGAACCGGAAGAGCTGCAGACCACAGAAGAGCTGTATCTAGCGGGTTTGCATCTGGAGCAATACCGGCATGCGACATTTGAACCTGAAGCTTATTATCTGGAAGGCCTAAAGCGAAGTCCTGGCGATATCCGCATTAATGTAGCCTATGGAACCTTGCTGCTGCGCCGGGGTCTCTTCACCGAGAGCGACAAGCATTTCCGTCGAGCGATCAAGACGATGACCTGGCGTAATACAAACCCGTATGACAGCGAAGCTTATTATCAGCTGGGCGTTTCGCTAAAGCTGCAAGGGCGTTTGGATGAAGCTTTTGCCGCATTCTACAAAGCGGTTTGGTCGGTTGCGTGGCAAGATGCCGGATACTTCTCACTGGCTCAGATCGCTAGCGAAAGAGGTTCGTATGATGAAGCGCTGGAGCTCGCAGAGCGCTCCCTGATCCGCAATGCCCGGAACTATAAGGCCCGTAATTTGAAGACCGCGATGTTGCGCAAGCTAGGTCTCGCTGCACAGGCGAAGGATTTCGCTACAGAGACACTTGGACTGGATGTCGCTGACTTTGGTGCCTATAACGAGCAGGCACTGGCGCTAGTGGAGTTAGGCGATACTGCTGCGGCTGAAGCTGTATGGAGTGAGCTGTCACGGCTGATGCGTGGAGACGCGCACAACTATCTGAATCTGCTGGCTGACTATGCCGGTTGTGGCTTGGTCGAAGAGGCGATTGCCGTGGCTGTGCACCTCGTACAGCAGGGCGTCGCAGTTTACCCGATGCTGCATTATGCACTTGGCGAATTGTATGATCGTGCCGGAGAGCATGACAAGGCTGCTGAACAACGTGCGGCAGGACAGCAAGCTGATCCGACCTATTGTTTCCCAAGCAGCCTGTTCGAACTGCAAGTGCTGGAGCAAGCGGTGGAGGCACAGCCAGAGGATGCAATGGCGCTGTATTATTTGGGCAACCTCTGCTATGACAAGAAACGCTCGGAGGATGCTATTTCGTACTGGGAGGCGTCCCGTGCAGTCCGCGACGATTTTGCCACAGTCCATCGCAATCTGGCCTTGGCATATTTCAACAAACGTAACAATGCTGAAGCGGCGTTGGTTTCACTGGAAAGAGCTTTCGATTGCGATCAGGAAGATGCGCGCGTACTATTCGAACTGGATCAGCTGTATAAGAAGCTGGCTTATTCTGCAGGACGGAGACTGGCGAAGCTGGAGCAATTCCACACTCTGGTCGAAGAGCGGGATGATCTCTACGTTGAATATGTGACGCTGCTGAATAGTCTGGGGCGTTATGAGACTGCGGTCGAAGCGCTGGAGAGCCGCAACTTCCATCCTTGGGAAGGTGGGGAAGGCAAGGTTACCGGCCAATATAAGCTTGCTCATGTCGAGCTAGGGAAGCAGTCACTTAAGGAGGACCGCTACGCTGAAGCGGTGACGTTGCTGCAGCAGGCGCTAGTGTATCCGCATAACTTGGGCGAAGGCAATCTGGCCGGTGCCCAGGAGAACAATATTAATTACTATCTGGGCTGCGCTTATGAAGCGCTGGAGAAACACGATGAAGCGCAGGAAAGCTTTGCGCTGGCCTCGCAAGGTCTGGAGGAACCAGCTAGTGCGATGTTCTATAACGATCAGCCGCCGGATATGATTTTTTACCAGGGGATGGCTTGGTTGAAGCTCAACAATGATAAAGAAGCGAAGCGTCGTTTCAATAAATTGATCGACTTCGCTGAGAAGAATTTGTTCGCCACGGTCAAGATTGACTATTTCGCGGTCTCACTGCCTGACTTCCTCGTCTTCGAGGATGACTTGAATCGTCGTAATGAAGTTCACTGCCGCTACATGCGGGGATTAGGTCTGCTGGGACTTGGCCATCTGGAGGCGTCTGTTCAGGAGCTGGAGCATGCGTTGGTCTTGGAGCCGAATCATCAGGGAGCGGCCATTCATCGAAAGGGTGTTTTATAA